Sequence from the Sphingomonas sp. SORGH_AS_0950 genome:
GAGGCTGGAATAGAGATCGAGCAGCGGCGCCAGATTGTCCTGGATCCGCCCGATCCGGCTGGGCAGCAGGCGGAAGAAGTCGGTCGCGGGCACCACGATCGCCGCCAGCGCGATATTGGCGACCACCAGGAACAGCAGGACGCACAGCAGCGCGGCGAGCGGCGACGGCACGCGACGCCGCTCCAGCCACTCCAGGATCGGCACCAGCGCGATTGCGATGACCAGCGCGGTGGTCAGCGGCAGGAAGAACTCCGCCCCTTCCTTCAGCGCGAACGGCAGCGCGAGGATGAAGCCCGCCCCCGCCGTCAGGGTCAGCCCGGCGAGCAGCCGGTCGCGGCGCATCGCGATCCGCACCGCATCGCGCTGCCCCATGCCGACCGGCACCCCCAGGATCGAATCACCGACCGGCCGACCCGTGCCGACCCCGTCATCTTGCGCGTCACTCATCCGGTCACGTTAGCGGCTTTCCCCAAGCTGAAAAGCCGCTAACCGCGCCGTTTCATGACGTTTGTGTCATGCGACGCGCGTGGGTCCGCGCCCTGCCGCCAACGAAGGGCGGCGGCGCCGTCACCAGGCGCGGGGAATCCCGCCCGTCCGCTCCGCGACCGCATTCTCGATCGACTGGAGCTGGGTGCGGTTCAACACACCCGCATCCATCAGGTGCCGCATCAATTCGTCGGTCAACGCGGCCAGGAAGTGCAGCTCGGCACGCTCCGAGGCGCCATCTTCATTCAAGACTTCCATCGCCATCTCCCGATCTTCTCGTCGACGCGAACTGTGTAGCGGGCACCCCAGGGGCGCGATAGTATCTTTTGCCCACCGCTCCATTGACGTTTACGTTAGCGGAATCCATCAAGGACGGATGGACCATGCCAAGCCCTCCACCCCCTCGCCCGAAGCGCTCGCCAGGGGGCTGGTCGCCCTGCTCGACGTCGAGGAGATCGACACCGATCTGTATCGCGGCGCCCGCCGACCGGGCGGCGAGGGCCGGGTCTTTGGCGGACAGGTGATCGCGCAGGCGCTCCAGGCCGCACAACGCTCGACCGAGGCCCCGCGCGCGGCGCATTCGCTCCACGCCTATTTCATGCGCGCAGGGGACGAACGCTATCCGATCATCTACCGGGTCGAGCGGGATTTCGAGGGGCGCAGCTTCGCGACGCGGCGCGTGATCGCGATGCAGAAGGGCAAGCCGATCCTCAACCTCGCCTGCTCGTTCCAGACGCCAGAGGACGGGCTGCACCATCAGGACGCGATGCCCGATGTCCCGATGCCGGACAGTCTGGCATCCGAACGCGATCTCCTGGCCTCGCTGGGCGACCGGGTTCCCGCACCAATCCGCGCCTTTCTCAGCCGACCGCGCCCGATCGAGCTGCGCCCGGTCGATCCGCGCCAGTTGCTCCAGCCCGAACCGCGCGAGCCGACCCAGGCGATCTGGTTCCGGCTGGTGGCGCCGATCGGCGACGACCCGACGCTGCACCGGGCGGTGCTGGCCTATGCCAGCGACTTCGCGCTGCTCGGCACCTCGACGCTGCCGCACGGGGTGAACTGGCTGATCGACAATATGCAGACCGCCAGCCTGGACCACGCGCTGTGGCTGCACGAGCCGTTCCGTGCCGACCAGTGGCTGCTCTACACCACCGACAGCCCCTGGGCGGGCCATGCGCGCGGATTCAACCGGGGGCGCATCTTTACCGCCCGAGGGCCGACTGGTCGCCAGCGTCGCGCAGGAGGGACTGATCCGGTTGCGCGACTAAAGGCCCGCCGGACATACCCGATCTTTGGAAACGCCGTTGCCCCTGCCCCACCTGCCCCGCGAAACGGCAAGAAGGGCGATGACCGGCGACACTTTTTCTTCTAATCGGCCATTACACGACCCCGTTACACGACCATGAGGAACTCGACGCGATGACCGCGATGCCCGTCGGCGAAGGGCTGAATACCGAACGCTATCGCCAGAAGCGCGACGCCATCCTGGCGGCGGCGGCGCAGGCGATCAACGAACAGTCGGCCAAGGGCATGACCTTCGCCGATGTCGCGCGCCGGGTCGGGCTGAACACCACCAGCGTCACCTATTATTTCCGCCGCAAGGAGGAACTGGCCGCCGCCGCGTTCGAGAACACGCTCGAGCGGCTGCTGGAGATGCTGGCGACCGCCGCCGAGGAGCCGACGCCGCAGGCGCGGGTCGCACGCTATGTCTCGATCAACATGGCCCGGCTGGCGCGGATCGAGCGGGGCGAGGAAACGCCCTTCGCCGTGCTGTCGGACCTGCGCGCGATGGAGGAGCCCATTCGCGGCCGGTTGATGGCCGGGTGGCAGAAGGTCTTCCGCGCCACGCGCAGCCTGTGGGGCGCGCCCGCCAGCCGCGCGCATACCGACCTGTACGGTGCGCGGGCGCATGTCCTGCTCGAAAACACCTTCTGGCTGCCCGTATGGCTGGGCCGGTACGAACCCGACCAATATGACCGGGTGGAGGCGCGGCTGCTCGACGTGCTGACCCACGGCGTCGCGGCACGGGGATCGGCCTGGCGCCCCACCCTGCTCGACCTGGAACAGCACCGGGCCAGCGCGTCGGAGCCGGGGCGCGAAGCGTTCCTGCTGGCGGCGACGCGCCTGATCAACCAGCTCGGCTATCGCGGCGCCAGCGTGCAGCGGATCGCGTCCGAGCTGAACGTAACCAAGGGCAGCTTCTACCACCATCTCGACGCCAAGGACGATCTGGTCGCCGCCTGTTATCGCCGCAGCTTCGACACGATCACCGGCGCGCAGCAACTGGCCGATGCGGCGGGGGGCAGCCACTGGCACCGGCTGTCGAGCGCGATCGCCACGCTGCTCGACATCCAGTTCGCCGAGCGCGGGCCGCTGCTGCGCACCTCGGCGCTGTCCAGCCTGGCGGGGGACGAGCGCGCCGCGATGGTCGAACGGTCCAACCGGATCGCCCGCCGCTATGCGGGGACGATCATGGACGGGGTGGCCGAGGGCTCGATGCGCCCGGTCGATGCGCTGATCGCCGCACAAGCGTTGATGGCGCTCCAGAATGCCGCCTTCGACATGCGCAAATGGGCCAGCACCATGGAGCGGCCGCATGCGATCGCGCTCTATGCCTCGACCATCCTCTACGGCCTGTTCGACGACCGGCTGCTGGACTGACGCCCCGCCCTCTCCGCACATTTTGCGACAATATGCCGGGCGGCGCGACATGATCCGGTGACAGGACGGTGCGACAAGGGGGCATGACCGGAGGGAATGGCCCTTCCGTCCAGAAGGAATGCTCCCGCCATGCGAAAGACCCTGATCGGCCTTTCCTTCGCCGCGCTGCTCGGCAGCACCGCCGCCTATGCCCAAGGCGACATGCCCCCTCCCCCGCCCGGCGGCATGATGGGCGCGCGCCCCGACGCGAACGGCAATATCACCCGCGCCGCCGCCATCGCCGACGCCGACCGGCGCTTCGCCGACATGGATGCCGATCATGACGGCACGGTCACGCCCGAGGAAATGCAGGCCTATCACGCCCGGCGTCGCGCCGAATGGCAGCAGCGCCGCGCCGAAGGGCCCCGCCCCCATGGTGAGCGCCCCGAGGGCGAGCGTCCCGGTCGGCCCGCACCGGGACCGATCACCGCCGATGCGTTCCGGGCGCGCGCGCTCGCCATGTTCGACCGGCTGGACACCAATCACGACGGCAGGATCGACGCGACCGAACGCGCCGCCGCGCCGCGTTTCGGCGGCCGCCGCTTCGGCCATGACCGTCCGGGCGACCTGCCCCCTCCCCCTCAGCCTGCACCGCAGGACCACTGAGCCGTCAGGCGGGGCGACCGATTCTCCCAACGGCCGCCCCGCTTGCGAGCCGCGCCCGCCATGCTAGACCCAGAGATCATGTCCGATACGCCGCATTTGCTGCTCGTCGACGACGAGCGTTCGATCCGCGAGCCGCTGGCCGTCTATCTGACCAAACAGGGTTTCCGCGTGACCCAGGCGGGCGATGCCGCCTCGGCCCGGACGCGGCTGGCCGCCTATGCGATCGACCTCGTCATCCTCGACATCATGATGCCCGGCGAGGACGGCCTGTCGCTGTGCCGCCATATCGCCGCGACCAGCGAGGTGCCGGTCATCCTGCTGACCGCGCGCGCCGAGGAAACCGACCGCATCGTCGGGCTGGAGATGGGCGCGGACGATTATGTGGTGAAGCCCTTCTCGCCGCGCGAACTGGCGACCCGCGCCAAGGTCGTGCTGCGCCGGACCCAGTCCGGTGGCGCGCGGCTGCATGCGCCCGACAGCGGCTCCTATGCCTTTGCGGGCTGGGTGCTGAAATCGGGCGAGCGGTCGCTGGTCGATCGCGAGGGGGTGTCGGTGATGCTGTCGACCGGCGAATACAACCTCCTCCTCGCGCTGGTCAGCCGCCCGCGCCAGGTGCTGACCCGCGACCAGCTGCTCGACCTGACGCAAGGGCGCGAGGCCGCCGCGTTCGACCGCGCGATCGACAACCAGGTCAGCCGCCTGCGCCGCAAGATCGAGACCGATCCCAAATCGCCCGAGATCATCAAGACGGTCTGGGGCGGCGGCTATACGCTGGCCGCCGAGGTCACCCGCCTGTGACCGCCCGCCGATGACCGTCCGGCTCTGGCCGCGTCGATTGGCGGGGCAGATGGCGCTGCTGCTCGCCATCGCGCTGTTCGTGGCGCAGGCGATCAGCTTCACGCTGCTGCTGCGCGAGCGGCGCAGCCTTCAGCTCGAACAGACCTCCGGCCCCGCCATCGCGCGACTGAACGACGCCATCGAGCGCGCCGCCAGCGGCAAGCCGCTTCCCCCCGATCGCGGGCGGGTGCGGGCCTCGGCGAACAATCCGATCCGCCCCGACCTGCCGCGCGTGAAGGAGGTC
This genomic interval carries:
- a CDS encoding TetR/AcrR family transcriptional regulator → MTAMPVGEGLNTERYRQKRDAILAAAAQAINEQSAKGMTFADVARRVGLNTTSVTYYFRRKEELAAAAFENTLERLLEMLATAAEEPTPQARVARYVSINMARLARIERGEETPFAVLSDLRAMEEPIRGRLMAGWQKVFRATRSLWGAPASRAHTDLYGARAHVLLENTFWLPVWLGRYEPDQYDRVEARLLDVLTHGVAARGSAWRPTLLDLEQHRASASEPGREAFLLAATRLINQLGYRGASVQRIASELNVTKGSFYHHLDAKDDLVAACYRRSFDTITGAQQLADAAGGSHWHRLSSAIATLLDIQFAERGPLLRTSALSSLAGDERAAMVERSNRIARRYAGTIMDGVAEGSMRPVDALIAAQALMALQNAAFDMRKWASTMERPHAIALYASTILYGLFDDRLLD
- a CDS encoding response regulator: MSDTPHLLLVDDERSIREPLAVYLTKQGFRVTQAGDAASARTRLAAYAIDLVILDIMMPGEDGLSLCRHIAATSEVPVILLTARAEETDRIVGLEMGADDYVVKPFSPRELATRAKVVLRRTQSGGARLHAPDSGSYAFAGWVLKSGERSLVDREGVSVMLSTGEYNLLLALVSRPRQVLTRDQLLDLTQGREAAAFDRAIDNQVSRLRRKIETDPKSPEIIKTVWGGGYTLAAEVTRL
- a CDS encoding ca2+ sensor protein, with the translated sequence MRKTLIGLSFAALLGSTAAYAQGDMPPPPPGGMMGARPDANGNITRAAAIADADRRFADMDADHDGTVTPEEMQAYHARRRAEWQQRRAEGPRPHGERPEGERPGRPAPGPITADAFRARALAMFDRLDTNHDGRIDATERAAAPRFGGRRFGHDRPGDLPPPPQPAPQDH